From the genome of Desulfovibrio inopinatus DSM 10711, one region includes:
- a CDS encoding winged helix-turn-helix transcriptional regulator has translation MPSTCKAKQLNGKKYHCFFELTLLVIGGKWKPIILYHLAMSGVMRFSELRRSIPDITERMLTRQLRELEADDLLIRTVYKQVPPKVEYALTPMGRKLLPVLQQLRDWGAEYEQEQGGQFFGEEYERL, from the coding sequence ATGCCAAGCACGTGTAAAGCCAAGCAGCTCAACGGGAAAAAATACCATTGTTTTTTTGAACTCACGTTGCTTGTTATCGGTGGGAAATGGAAACCGATCATTTTGTATCATCTTGCCATGTCTGGAGTCATGCGATTTAGCGAGTTGCGTCGGTCCATTCCTGATATCACCGAGCGAATGCTCACCCGCCAACTTCGGGAACTTGAGGCCGATGATTTACTTATTCGAACTGTATACAAACAAGTTCCCCCTAAAGTGGAATATGCATTGACGCCTATGGGACGCAAATTACTTCCGGTTCTTCAGCAACTTCGAGATTGGGGAGCGGAATATGAACAAGAACAAGGAGGGCAATTCTTTGGTGAAGAATATGAGCGACTTTGA
- a CDS encoding flavodoxin family protein encodes MYALAINGSPRKDGNTEYLLKATLAPIEKAGWETELIQVGGKEVRGCIACYKCFEKLDGQCAVKKDLFNEVMEKMTRANAIIMGSPTYFTDVSAELKAVIDRSGLVSLANDKLFCGKIGAAVVAVRRGGGIHVYDTINHMYLMSQMIVPGSNYWNLGFGLNKGEVSSDEEGLANMEQLGQAIVWLGNAITPHLDTYPSNGKNYE; translated from the coding sequence ATGTACGCCCTTGCTATCAATGGAAGCCCCAGAAAAGACGGCAACACCGAATATTTACTTAAAGCAACCCTCGCCCCCATCGAAAAAGCAGGCTGGGAAACGGAACTCATTCAGGTTGGAGGAAAAGAAGTTCGTGGTTGTATTGCGTGCTATAAATGCTTTGAAAAACTTGATGGGCAATGTGCAGTGAAGAAAGACCTCTTCAACGAAGTCATGGAAAAAATGACGCGAGCCAATGCTATCATCATGGGATCACCGACATATTTCACGGATGTCAGTGCCGAACTCAAAGCGGTCATCGACAGATCGGGCCTTGTATCTCTGGCCAATGACAAATTGTTCTGTGGAAAAATCGGCGCAGCGGTCGTCGCAGTACGCCGTGGAGGTGGTATCCATGTCTATGATACCATCAATCACATGTATCTTATGTCCCAAATGATCGTCCCGGGTTCCAACTATTGGAATTTGGGGTTCGGCCTGAATAAAGGTGAAGTGTCCTCCGATGAAGAAGGTTTGGCCAACATGGAACAGCTCGGCCAGGCGATTGTGTGGCTTGGTAATGCCATTACGCCACACCTTGACACCTATCCTTCAAACGGCAAAAATTACGAATAA
- a CDS encoding 3D domain-containing protein, with amino-acid sequence MAKTVNIILLAVVCGLLYFGNDTLSNMKAELNDLKDRNTALETALFKQHDINVLLQKVVLAARGEKASTKPIPTKKLTVTAYSPRPQETDDTPGITASNTRVREGIVAVSRDLFRQGWVFGKKVYIKNHGVFTISDLMNKRKQKSMDIFMHNTNKALEFGRRKLEVILLDV; translated from the coding sequence ATGGCAAAAACCGTCAACATTATTCTTTTGGCTGTCGTTTGTGGTCTTTTATATTTCGGAAATGATACTTTATCGAACATGAAAGCTGAATTAAATGATTTGAAAGATCGCAACACCGCCCTTGAAACAGCGCTTTTCAAACAGCACGACATCAACGTGCTCCTGCAGAAAGTCGTCTTGGCAGCGCGCGGCGAGAAAGCAAGCACCAAACCTATACCGACAAAAAAACTGACCGTCACCGCCTACAGCCCTCGCCCACAAGAAACAGATGATACTCCGGGGATAACGGCATCAAATACCCGTGTCCGGGAAGGGATTGTCGCTGTATCACGAGACCTTTTTCGACAAGGTTGGGTTTTTGGGAAAAAGGTGTACATTAAAAACCATGGTGTATTTACCATTTCAGATCTGATGAACAAAAGAAAACAAAAGAGCATGGATATTTTTATGCACAATACCAACAAAGCTCTTGAGTTCGGACGGCGCAAACTTGAAGTGATTTTGCTGGATGTCTAA
- a CDS encoding Flp family type IVb pilin produces the protein MKQRIIQFIRDEEGASAVEYGLLAALIAAVIVGSVAALGPKLKKAFDDVTAALP, from the coding sequence ATGAAGCAACGTATTATCCAATTTATCCGAGACGAAGAAGGGGCTTCGGCCGTTGAATATGGCCTCTTGGCTGCGCTTATAGCTGCTGTCATTGTCGGATCTGTGGCTGCCCTTGGACCAAAGCTAAAGAAAGCCTTTGACGACGTCACAGCCGCACTTCCATAA
- a CDS encoding TolC family protein — protein sequence MTMTTKLFFRMLACTLVAISFCLGTTPGFAQKLEDPDKLISQSEIELASPPVTPGKRTMPTAAQVQAGSKSKAKEDAQDAQVYNDVKTLDSGDRSMPKTEGPVIDLEKSVQRALDANPQLQAAQAAIVSAEQGRRKAMADFGFVGTVSYGYSNNNVLYNTHTSTMTMYDPITSSSSSLTFRDPKWSRDQEWALSFDITQPLFTGFRLLSTYQKAALSKDSATAQLTQTELDLILAVQQAFLSLLKGRSDVKSNQDSVTRLESQFQVTQAFYDVGLRPRLDVLQAEADLATAESQLLIAQNDVATQTAQLNSLLNVPLEQSTNYVGELTYLPFTLSVDTCLAEAYKYRPDLYIALKSVQMAEKDAKIALSPAYPQVNGAFNYTFVGDNPDLTYDEAEISAPQSWTLSVQAQWQAWDWGSTYFNYRAAKENVKQLQAELANTRLNAGFSVKAAHLSIQDAAKRIGVARKGLEAAKEGYRMAVARYQAQVGTNTEVLDAQSRVSTAESDLNQALADYEVSIASIYYAMGKKNMTLTPQ from the coding sequence ATGACCATGACGACGAAACTCTTTTTCCGTATGCTGGCGTGCACCTTGGTCGCCATCTCGTTTTGTCTCGGAACCACTCCTGGTTTTGCTCAGAAACTTGAAGACCCTGATAAGTTGATCAGTCAGTCTGAGATTGAACTGGCAAGCCCCCCTGTGACACCGGGAAAGCGTACGATGCCGACCGCTGCTCAAGTACAAGCGGGTTCAAAAAGCAAAGCGAAAGAGGATGCACAAGACGCACAGGTGTATAATGATGTCAAGACACTTGACTCGGGTGACAGGTCTATGCCGAAAACCGAAGGGCCGGTTATTGACCTCGAGAAAAGTGTTCAACGTGCTTTAGACGCCAACCCTCAACTGCAAGCTGCGCAGGCCGCTATTGTTTCGGCTGAACAAGGCCGTCGAAAGGCTATGGCCGATTTTGGTTTTGTGGGTACGGTGAGCTACGGCTATTCCAATAACAACGTCTTATATAATACGCATACAAGTACGATGACGATGTATGACCCCATTACGTCATCCTCGTCGTCTTTGACGTTTCGCGATCCGAAATGGAGCCGTGATCAGGAATGGGCGTTGAGTTTCGATATCACTCAGCCTTTGTTTACTGGCTTCCGTTTGTTGAGCACCTATCAGAAGGCCGCACTGTCCAAGGACTCTGCGACGGCTCAATTAACGCAAACCGAACTGGATTTGATTTTGGCTGTTCAGCAGGCGTTTTTGAGTTTGCTTAAAGGACGTTCTGATGTGAAAAGTAATCAGGACTCGGTGACACGGCTCGAATCACAATTTCAAGTGACGCAAGCGTTTTACGATGTTGGTTTACGGCCTCGCCTCGATGTCCTTCAGGCCGAAGCCGATCTTGCGACGGCTGAAAGTCAACTGCTTATTGCACAAAACGACGTTGCGACGCAAACTGCACAATTGAATTCATTATTGAACGTACCGTTGGAGCAATCGACAAATTATGTCGGTGAATTGACGTATTTGCCGTTTACTTTGAGTGTGGATACTTGCCTGGCAGAAGCCTATAAGTACCGTCCCGATCTGTATATAGCACTCAAAAGCGTCCAGATGGCAGAGAAAGATGCGAAGATCGCGTTGTCTCCGGCATATCCGCAGGTCAACGGTGCATTCAACTACACGTTTGTCGGCGACAATCCCGACCTGACTTATGATGAAGCCGAAATTTCGGCACCGCAATCATGGACATTGTCTGTTCAAGCACAATGGCAGGCTTGGGACTGGGGAAGCACCTATTTTAACTATCGCGCTGCCAAAGAAAATGTGAAACAGCTCCAGGCTGAATTGGCCAACACGCGCTTGAATGCCGGGTTCAGTGTGAAGGCCGCTCACCTGAGCATTCAAGATGCAGCCAAGCGTATTGGCGTGGCACGCAAAGGACTTGAAGCTGCGAAAGAAGGCTACCGTATGGCCGTCGCTCGCTATCAGGCACAGGTCGGTACGAACACCGAAGTTTTGGACGCCCAATCTCGTGTGTCCACGGCAGAATCCGATCTGAACCAAGCGTTAGCTGATTATGAAGTCTCCATTGCAAGTATTTATTATGCCATGGGGAAAAAGAATATGACGCTTACACCGCAATAG
- a CDS encoding chemotaxis protein has protein sequence MSQTNILLESGTNELEIVEFYIDEVDVDEDKPYRGYFGVNVAKVLEIIRMPRVTEMPNPPHPSVVGTFNLRSRVIPLIDLSVWLGKHMSSKHPPKVIVSEFNRVTNAFLVSGVTRIHRLSWEQVEPPNSYVASVSSNSFTGVVKFEDRILLLLDMEQIIWDLNPNLAMHMSPEDEARLGGEGDNVTRAIVVDDSNSIRKMIVNVLERDGYEVMQDINGQFAWNRLLDLKRRSIEEKRSIFDFVKLIVSDIEMPSMDGHNLCKRCKDDPVLKNVPFILFSSLINERLFHKGESVGADAQVTKPEIATLTQKAKQLIEQMAR, from the coding sequence ATGTCGCAAACGAATATCCTTTTGGAGTCTGGAACAAATGAACTTGAAATTGTTGAATTTTACATCGACGAGGTTGATGTAGACGAAGACAAGCCGTACCGTGGGTATTTTGGCGTTAATGTGGCCAAGGTTCTTGAAATTATACGTATGCCGAGAGTGACGGAGATGCCGAACCCTCCGCATCCGTCTGTTGTCGGAACATTTAATCTTCGTTCGCGTGTTATTCCTTTGATTGATCTCAGTGTCTGGCTCGGCAAGCACATGTCGTCGAAACATCCTCCCAAAGTTATTGTCTCCGAGTTTAATCGCGTCACGAACGCATTTCTTGTTTCCGGTGTGACACGCATTCACCGTTTGAGCTGGGAGCAGGTCGAACCACCAAACAGTTACGTTGCCAGTGTGAGTTCCAATAGTTTTACTGGAGTCGTCAAGTTTGAAGACCGTATTTTGTTGTTGCTTGATATGGAACAGATTATTTGGGATTTGAACCCGAATCTGGCCATGCATATGTCTCCAGAAGATGAAGCTCGTCTTGGGGGCGAAGGCGACAATGTCACAAGGGCTATTGTTGTCGATGACTCCAATTCTATTCGTAAAATGATCGTGAACGTGCTTGAGCGTGATGGATATGAGGTTATGCAGGATATCAATGGACAATTCGCTTGGAATCGTCTGCTTGATCTCAAACGTCGCTCCATTGAAGAAAAACGGAGCATCTTCGACTTCGTCAAGCTCATTGTATCCGATATCGAAATGCCATCGATGGACGGGCACAATTTATGTAAACGGTGTAAAGATGACCCCGTGTTAAAAAATGTTCCTTTTATTCTTTTTTCGTCTTTGATTAACGAGCGACTGTTCCACAAGGGTGAGTCGGTTGGAGCAGACGCGCAGGTCACAAAGCCTGAGATTGCAACACTGACACAGAAGGCCAAACAGCTTATTGAACAAATGGCTCGATAG
- a CDS encoding SLC13 family permease codes for MTAPTFTLEMASVLIVTALTVVFFVTEWLRVDVVAIVVMVILPIMGHVSGPEAFSGLSSTAVLSIIAVIIMGRGLDHSGVVNRLVNPLMRLAGSSRTRCIALLSGTIAIISSFMQNVGAAALFLPAIKRLSVAANIPLGQLLMPIGFAAILGGTVTLVGSSPLIMLNDLLTPFQLAPFNLFDVTPIGLLLVGTGIAYFLVLGRKVLPGTRDAGSERPPSSNPVQFYPELGNLYELRYPRGSGPALQVVNLCDPLNVHTVALSPDGGHDKIIPPDRDMAIPSGSVFAVYGTRDHVQSACGTFGFELQDDLDVFANDLSLEQAGVVEAIISPRSTFVGRSLSSIRFRHNYHMAPLAVSRGDHPVYTGLGHLVLEAGDIILMHAAWKRFSAMRPQRDLLFAQPMDREIIQPEKAGLAIACFAMATILVMFSGLPLAVCLMAGAAGMIVTGVLDIDEAYRGVDWRTVFLLAGLIPLGIAMQKTGAATYLATKLLAAVGTPSPGLLFFILGAVSTIVTLVVSNVGATVLLVPLAVDMANSTGADPRLAALTVALAASNSFLLPTHQVNALYMGPGGYTSRDFIKAGLPLTIVFLIVLTLCMTILY; via the coding sequence ATGACAGCCCCAACGTTCACCCTGGAAATGGCGTCGGTTCTGATTGTCACCGCATTGACCGTCGTCTTTTTTGTAACGGAATGGCTTCGTGTCGATGTGGTCGCCATTGTCGTCATGGTCATCTTACCCATTATGGGACACGTCAGCGGGCCGGAAGCATTCTCCGGCCTCTCCAGTACAGCCGTTTTATCCATTATCGCTGTTATCATCATGGGACGTGGCCTGGACCATTCCGGCGTAGTCAACCGTCTCGTCAACCCACTGATGCGCCTCGCCGGTTCAAGTCGTACACGCTGTATCGCTCTTCTTTCGGGCACCATCGCCATCATTTCAAGCTTCATGCAAAACGTCGGTGCGGCAGCACTCTTTTTACCGGCAATTAAACGCTTGTCGGTCGCTGCCAACATCCCGCTCGGCCAATTGCTCATGCCTATCGGCTTTGCTGCCATTCTCGGAGGAACGGTCACCCTTGTCGGATCTAGCCCGCTCATTATGCTCAACGACTTGTTGACACCATTCCAGCTCGCACCATTCAACCTCTTTGATGTCACTCCCATCGGTCTTCTCCTCGTCGGAACCGGAATTGCCTACTTTCTCGTTCTTGGTCGCAAGGTTCTTCCCGGAACGAGAGATGCCGGCTCGGAACGCCCTCCCTCAAGTAATCCCGTTCAATTTTACCCCGAACTCGGAAATCTCTATGAACTCCGATACCCAAGAGGGAGCGGCCCCGCGCTTCAAGTTGTCAATCTCTGCGACCCACTGAACGTTCATACCGTTGCGCTGTCTCCAGACGGAGGACATGACAAGATTATTCCACCTGATCGTGATATGGCCATTCCTTCCGGATCAGTCTTTGCCGTCTACGGGACTCGTGACCATGTCCAAAGCGCCTGTGGTACATTCGGATTTGAATTGCAGGACGATCTCGATGTTTTTGCCAATGACCTGTCGTTAGAACAAGCAGGAGTTGTGGAAGCAATCATCTCGCCGCGATCAACCTTTGTCGGTCGGTCCTTGTCGAGCATTCGGTTTCGACACAATTACCACATGGCTCCCCTTGCAGTTTCTCGCGGCGATCATCCCGTTTACACGGGTCTTGGTCATCTCGTGCTTGAAGCGGGAGACATCATTCTCATGCATGCAGCCTGGAAACGATTCAGCGCTATGCGCCCGCAACGCGACCTTTTGTTTGCCCAACCCATGGACCGTGAAATCATTCAACCAGAAAAAGCCGGGCTTGCCATAGCTTGTTTTGCCATGGCGACCATTCTCGTCATGTTCTCCGGATTACCATTGGCTGTATGCCTTATGGCTGGGGCGGCCGGTATGATTGTCACAGGTGTGCTTGATATTGACGAAGCATATCGTGGAGTGGATTGGCGGACGGTGTTTTTGCTGGCGGGACTTATTCCACTCGGTATTGCCATGCAAAAAACGGGAGCCGCCACCTACCTTGCCACAAAACTTTTGGCGGCAGTCGGCACTCCATCTCCCGGTTTGCTCTTTTTTATCCTGGGTGCCGTGTCGACAATCGTGACATTGGTCGTATCCAATGTTGGCGCAACAGTGCTGCTCGTTCCTTTAGCTGTAGATATGGCGAACTCGACTGGAGCCGATCCTCGACTTGCAGCTTTGACCGTGGCATTGGCGGCGTCCAATTCTTTTTTGCTGCCAACACACCAAGTGAACGCGCTCTACATGGGGCCTGGCGGCTATACAAGTCGAGACTTCATCAAGGCGGGTTTACCATTGACCATCGTTTTTCTCATCGTCCTCACATTATGTATGACAATTTTGTATTGA